In Juglans microcarpa x Juglans regia isolate MS1-56 chromosome 7D, Jm3101_v1.0, whole genome shotgun sequence, the following are encoded in one genomic region:
- the LOC121239452 gene encoding hydroxyproline O-arabinosyltransferase PLENTY-like isoform X1, whose translation MIGRKNMGRAYPVLLVLLAPVLLLTMIIHNKASNSGSWVVDGLDWFDPVIRIPGNVKRSEDLSSKYHVAVTATDTPYSQWQCRIMYYWYKKVKDMPGSDMGKFTRVLHTGSPDKLMEEIPTFVVDPLPEGLDRGYVVLNRPWAFVQWLEKATIEEEYILMAEPDHIFLKPLPNLADGIQPAGYPFFYIKPTEHEKILRKFYPEGNGPVTDIDPIGNSPVIIKKCYTCVVINQTFLHSLRLPYNMVFINYVLQSLLEEIAPTWVNVSLRMKDDPETDKAFGWVLEMYAYAVASALHGVRHILRKDFMLQPPWDLEVGKNFIIHYTYGCDYNLKGELTYGKIGEWRFDKRSYLTSPLPRNLSLPPPGVPESVVRLVKLVNEATANIPGWDTLTTGQDQK comes from the exons ATGATCGGAAGGAAAAATATGGGACGTGCGTATCCGGTACTCTTGGTGCTTTTGGCACCGGTACTCTTGTTAACTATGATAATACACAACAAAGCTTCCAATTCAGGAAGTTGGGTTGTGGATGGATTGGACTGGTTTGATCCTGTTATTCGGATACCTGGGAATGTGAAGAGATCAGAGGATTTGAGTTCAAAGTATCATGTTGCCGTTACGGCAACCGATACACCCTATAGCCAATGGCAGTGTCGGATTATGTACTACTGGTATAAGAAGGTAAAAGACATGCCTGGATCTGACATGGGAAAGTTTACCCGAGTTTTGCATACTGGTAGTCCAGACAAGTTGATGGAGGAGATTCCTACTTTTGTGGTTGATCCTCTTCCAGAGGGCTTGGATCGG GGTTATGTTGTTCTGAATAGACCTTGGGCTTTTGTGCAATGGCTGGAGAAAGCAACGATTGAAGAAGA ATATATTCTAATGGCAGAGCCTgaccatatatttttaaagccTTTACCTAACTTGGCAGATGGAATCCAACCAGCAGGGTATCCTTTTTTCTACATTAAACCAACTGAGCATGAGAAAATACTTCGAAAATTTTATCCTGAGGGGAATGGTCCTGTGACTGATATTGATCCAATTGGCAATTCTCctgtaattataaaaaag TGTTATACTTGCGTTGTTATCAACCAGACCTTTTTGCATTCACTGCGATTGCCTTATAATATGGTGTTCATTAATTATGTGCTTCAGTCATTGCTGGAGGAAATTGCTCCCACATGGGTGAATGTTTCGTTGAGAATGAAAGATGATCCAGAGACAGATAAGGCTTTTGGATGGGTGCTTGAAAT GTATGCATATGCTGTAGCATCTGCATTGCATGGTGTGAGGCATATTCTTCGTAAAGACTTTATGCTGCAG CCTCCATGGGATCTGGAAGTCGGAAAGAATTTCATCATCCATTATACTTATGGATGTGATTATAATTTAAAG GGAGAATTAACATATGGGAAGATAGGGGAATGGCGCTTTGACAAGAGATCATATCTTACTAGTCCTCTACCTAGAAATCTCTCCTTACCCCCTCCAGGAGTTCCGGAAAGCGTG GTAAGACTCGTAAAATTGGTGAATGAGGCTACAGCAAATATTCCTGGGTGGGACACATTAACTACTGGCCAAGACCAGAAGTAA
- the LOC121239452 gene encoding hydroxyproline O-arabinosyltransferase PLENTY-like isoform X2: MIGRKNMGRAYPVLLVLLAPVLLLTMIIHNKASNSGSWVVDGLDWFDPVIRIPGNVKRSEDLSSKYHVAVTATDTPYSQWQCRIMYYWYKKVKDMPGSDMGKFTRVLHTGSPDKLMEEIPTFVVDPLPEGLDRGYVVLNRPWAFVQWLEKATIEEEYILMAEPDHIFLKPLPNLADGIQPAGYPFFYIKPTEHEKILRKFYPEGNGPVTDIDPIGNSPVIIKKSLLEEIAPTWVNVSLRMKDDPETDKAFGWVLEMYAYAVASALHGVRHILRKDFMLQPPWDLEVGKNFIIHYTYGCDYNLKGELTYGKIGEWRFDKRSYLTSPLPRNLSLPPPGVPESVVRLVKLVNEATANIPGWDTLTTGQDQK, translated from the exons ATGATCGGAAGGAAAAATATGGGACGTGCGTATCCGGTACTCTTGGTGCTTTTGGCACCGGTACTCTTGTTAACTATGATAATACACAACAAAGCTTCCAATTCAGGAAGTTGGGTTGTGGATGGATTGGACTGGTTTGATCCTGTTATTCGGATACCTGGGAATGTGAAGAGATCAGAGGATTTGAGTTCAAAGTATCATGTTGCCGTTACGGCAACCGATACACCCTATAGCCAATGGCAGTGTCGGATTATGTACTACTGGTATAAGAAGGTAAAAGACATGCCTGGATCTGACATGGGAAAGTTTACCCGAGTTTTGCATACTGGTAGTCCAGACAAGTTGATGGAGGAGATTCCTACTTTTGTGGTTGATCCTCTTCCAGAGGGCTTGGATCGG GGTTATGTTGTTCTGAATAGACCTTGGGCTTTTGTGCAATGGCTGGAGAAAGCAACGATTGAAGAAGA ATATATTCTAATGGCAGAGCCTgaccatatatttttaaagccTTTACCTAACTTGGCAGATGGAATCCAACCAGCAGGGTATCCTTTTTTCTACATTAAACCAACTGAGCATGAGAAAATACTTCGAAAATTTTATCCTGAGGGGAATGGTCCTGTGACTGATATTGATCCAATTGGCAATTCTCctgtaattataaaaaag TCATTGCTGGAGGAAATTGCTCCCACATGGGTGAATGTTTCGTTGAGAATGAAAGATGATCCAGAGACAGATAAGGCTTTTGGATGGGTGCTTGAAAT GTATGCATATGCTGTAGCATCTGCATTGCATGGTGTGAGGCATATTCTTCGTAAAGACTTTATGCTGCAG CCTCCATGGGATCTGGAAGTCGGAAAGAATTTCATCATCCATTATACTTATGGATGTGATTATAATTTAAAG GGAGAATTAACATATGGGAAGATAGGGGAATGGCGCTTTGACAAGAGATCATATCTTACTAGTCCTCTACCTAGAAATCTCTCCTTACCCCCTCCAGGAGTTCCGGAAAGCGTG GTAAGACTCGTAAAATTGGTGAATGAGGCTACAGCAAATATTCCTGGGTGGGACACATTAACTACTGGCCAAGACCAGAAGTAA
- the LOC121239452 gene encoding hydroxyproline O-arabinosyltransferase PLENTY-like isoform X3, translating into MIGRKNMGRAYPVLLVLLAPVLLLTMIIHNKASNSGSWVVDGLDWFDPVIRIPGNVKRSEDLSSKYHVAVTATDTPYSQWQCRIMYYWYKKVKDMPGSDMGKFTRVLHTGSPDKLMEEIPTFVVDPLPEGLDRGYVVLNRPWAFVQWLEKATIEEEYILMAEPDHIFLKPLPNLADGIQPAGYPFFYIKPTEHEKILRKFYPEGNGPVTDIDPIGNSPVIIKKCYTCVVINQTFLHSLRLPYNMVFINYVLQSLLEEIAPTWVNVSLRMKDDPETDKAFGWVLEMYESCLMIIFVFSILLSH; encoded by the exons ATGATCGGAAGGAAAAATATGGGACGTGCGTATCCGGTACTCTTGGTGCTTTTGGCACCGGTACTCTTGTTAACTATGATAATACACAACAAAGCTTCCAATTCAGGAAGTTGGGTTGTGGATGGATTGGACTGGTTTGATCCTGTTATTCGGATACCTGGGAATGTGAAGAGATCAGAGGATTTGAGTTCAAAGTATCATGTTGCCGTTACGGCAACCGATACACCCTATAGCCAATGGCAGTGTCGGATTATGTACTACTGGTATAAGAAGGTAAAAGACATGCCTGGATCTGACATGGGAAAGTTTACCCGAGTTTTGCATACTGGTAGTCCAGACAAGTTGATGGAGGAGATTCCTACTTTTGTGGTTGATCCTCTTCCAGAGGGCTTGGATCGG GGTTATGTTGTTCTGAATAGACCTTGGGCTTTTGTGCAATGGCTGGAGAAAGCAACGATTGAAGAAGA ATATATTCTAATGGCAGAGCCTgaccatatatttttaaagccTTTACCTAACTTGGCAGATGGAATCCAACCAGCAGGGTATCCTTTTTTCTACATTAAACCAACTGAGCATGAGAAAATACTTCGAAAATTTTATCCTGAGGGGAATGGTCCTGTGACTGATATTGATCCAATTGGCAATTCTCctgtaattataaaaaag TGTTATACTTGCGTTGTTATCAACCAGACCTTTTTGCATTCACTGCGATTGCCTTATAATATGGTGTTCATTAATTATGTGCTTCAGTCATTGCTGGAGGAAATTGCTCCCACATGGGTGAATGTTTCGTTGAGAATGAAAGATGATCCAGAGACAGATAAGGCTTTTGGATGGGTGCTTGAAAT GTATGAAtcatgcttgatgatca tttttgtattctctattTTGTTAAGTCATTGA